In Ignavibacteriales bacterium, the sequence AAATTTTCATTCTCTTCCTCAAAACCAAAGAAAGATAGCAGAATATTTTATAGATAATTTTGATAAGATACCGTTCTTAACGGTGCATCAAATTTCAGAATCAACGGAAGCAAGTGTCGCTTCAATTGTAAGATTTGCGCAGCGTGTTGGCTTTAGCGGTTTCAGTGAAATGCGCGTTGCAATTACAGATTCGCTGCAGACTAAGCTGAAGCACAAGCAAACTTTTCCCTTATTCGACAAGAGAAAAGCTGATGGTGACATTCTTACTTCTGTGGCTAACATTGACATAAAAAATATTAATGATACTCTTTCTTTAATCGAACGGGAAAAATTTGATGAGGCGATTGATCTTATCTTAAAATCAAAAAGAATTTTTACTGCAGGATTAGGAATATCTTATTTACTTGCTGAAATACTTGCTTATCAACTCACTCAGGTTTCACTTGATTCATCGGTGTTGAAGCACACGCATACAATTTTTCAAGAACAAATTCTTTACCTGAATAAAAATGATTTGCTGATTACATTTTCATTTCCTCCATATTCTATTGAAAC encodes:
- a CDS encoding MurR/RpiR family transcriptional regulator, encoding MSIYKEIKDKIEKNFHSLPQNQRKIAEYFIDNFDKIPFLTVHQISESTEASVASIVRFAQRVGFSGFSEMRVAITDSLQTKLKHKQTFPLFDKRKADGDILTSVANIDIKNINDTLSLIEREKFDEAIDLILKSKRIFTAGLGISYLLAEILAYQLTQVSLDSSVLKHTHTIFQEQILYLNKNDLLITFSFPPYSIETIDAAQFAKRGGIKVISVTNKQSSPITFHSEISLTVNSENMLFTNSFAAISVLINAIATACALKNKTKVKKIIKESGRIMTNQNLVMN